From a single Eleginops maclovinus isolate JMC-PN-2008 ecotype Puerto Natales chromosome 18, JC_Emac_rtc_rv5, whole genome shotgun sequence genomic region:
- the scn2b gene encoding sodium channel subunit beta-2 isoform X1 → MCSPVPERSAAQLLSAALLLLWLSGCSSMDVLMPGSINALNGTTVKIPCTFTSCYKMDVSRFLMNWTYQETLNDTEEMFMTFNKKKGMVPLRSYRFGDRVMFAGNLDKNDLSITLSEVQIEDEGLYNCYVRNPPDRIQGHGTIRLNVVTELPPPRDSTIAVAIGASVGGALALLILSMVVVKCLRRHRKQELISEEKMEEEGKLDAEGVAEEGTKHLPEDL, encoded by the exons ATGTGCTCCCCCGTACCGGAGAGGTCTGCTGCTCAGCTGCTGAGCGcggcgctgctgctgctctggctCTCCG GTTGTTCCAGCATGGACGTCCTCATGCCCGGTAGCATCAACGCACTGAACGGAACGACAGTGAAAATCCCCTGCACGTTCACGTCCTGCTATAAGATGGATGTTAGCAGGTTTCTCATGAACTGGACCTACCAAGAAACACTAAATGATACAGAAGAGATG ttCATGACATTCAACAAGAAGAAGGGGATGGTGCCTCTGCGTTCGTACCGGTTTGGAGACAGGGTCATGTTTGCGGGGAACCTGGATAAGAACGACCTATCAATCACCCTGTCAGAAGTGCAGATCGAGGATGAGGGGCTTTACAACTGCTACGTGAGAAACCCCCCCGACCGCATCCAGGGACACGGCACCATACGTCTCAATGTTGTTACCGAAC ttCCTCCTCCGAGAGATTCCACCATCGCAGTGGCGATCGGGGCGTCGGTGGGCGGAGCCTTAGCGCTACTGATCCTATCCATGGTGGTGGTGAAATGTCTCCGTCGACACCGGAAACAGGAACTGATTtcagaggagaagatggaggaggagggaaaactGGATGCTGAAGGTGTTGCGGAGGAGGGAACGAA aCATCTCCCTGAGGATCTATAG
- the scn2b gene encoding sodium channel subunit beta-2 isoform X2 yields the protein MCSPVPERSAAQLLSAALLLLWLSGCSSMDVLMPGSINALNGTTVKIPCTFTSCYKMDVSRFLMNWTYQETLNDTEEMFMTFNKKKGMVPLRSYRFGDRVMFAGNLDKNDLSITLSEVQIEDEGLYNCYVRNPPDRIQGHGTIRLNVVTELPPPRDSTIAVAIGASVGGALALLILSMVVVKCLRRHRKQELISEEKMEEEGKLDAEGVAEEGTKQP from the exons ATGTGCTCCCCCGTACCGGAGAGGTCTGCTGCTCAGCTGCTGAGCGcggcgctgctgctgctctggctCTCCG GTTGTTCCAGCATGGACGTCCTCATGCCCGGTAGCATCAACGCACTGAACGGAACGACAGTGAAAATCCCCTGCACGTTCACGTCCTGCTATAAGATGGATGTTAGCAGGTTTCTCATGAACTGGACCTACCAAGAAACACTAAATGATACAGAAGAGATG ttCATGACATTCAACAAGAAGAAGGGGATGGTGCCTCTGCGTTCGTACCGGTTTGGAGACAGGGTCATGTTTGCGGGGAACCTGGATAAGAACGACCTATCAATCACCCTGTCAGAAGTGCAGATCGAGGATGAGGGGCTTTACAACTGCTACGTGAGAAACCCCCCCGACCGCATCCAGGGACACGGCACCATACGTCTCAATGTTGTTACCGAAC ttCCTCCTCCGAGAGATTCCACCATCGCAGTGGCGATCGGGGCGTCGGTGGGCGGAGCCTTAGCGCTACTGATCCTATCCATGGTGGTGGTGAAATGTCTCCGTCGACACCGGAAACAGGAACTGATTtcagaggagaagatggaggaggagggaaaactGGATGCTGAAGGTGTTGCGGAGGAGGGAACGAA ACAACCATAG